AGCAACTGCTAGGAGACTTGCCAAAAATTATAAAATTGTAATAAATTATAAAAACTCAAAAGACCAAGCCCTAACTCTTTTGAAAGAACTTAGGGAAATAAATCCTTTTGTCATAGCCATCAAAGCTGATGTATCAAAAGAAGATGAAGTCGTATCTATGTTTGAAACCATAGAAAAAAACTTTGGCTCTGTCGATATACTCATAAACAACGCCGGGATTTCTCATTTTTCCCTAATCCAGGATATGTCCTTTGACAAATGGAGGGAAATTATGGATGTCAATCTCAATTCGGTTTTTCTAAATTCTAAGAGAGCTGTATCAAAAATGATAGAAAAAAAATATGGGGTTATAATAAATATTTCCTCAATCTGGGGAGATTTTGGTGCATCAATGGAGGCCTGCTATTCTGCAAGCAAGGGAGCTATCAATGTCTTTACAAAAGCCCTGGCCAAGGAGCTTGCCCCATCAAATATCAGAGTCAATGCCATAGCTCCAGGAATGGTAGATACTGATATGATGAAAAGAGATTTTGACTATGACCGATTAGAAGAATTAAAAAATGAGGTCGGCCTAAATAGGTTTGCAAGTCCTGATGAGATTGCAAGCCTCATAGAATATCTGATATCTGATGATGCCTCCTATATAACAGGAGATATTATCCACATAAATGGAGGCTTTAATTAGCCTCCATTGTATTTTTTTATTTTATTTTAGATTTCTCTTCAAATTTTCCCTAAGGCAAAAATATTATTAAAATCTCATCAAAGAAAAATATTTTTATCCATCCTAATTAGTCTCAATCTCTTGGAATTCTTTGAAATTGTACCAATAGATCAAAGATTGGCTTACTTTTTTGCCCAAGGCTTTTTCTATAGCTTCTTTATAGATCATAAGTTGGTTTTGATAGACCTCTTCTCTTTTTATCCTGTCAGTCTTAAAATCAACTAAGACTATTTGATCATCATCCTCAAAAATCAAATCTATTTGACCATTGACATAAAAGCCATCATAGGCCATGAGAAAGGACTCCTCACTCCTAATAGGGATATTTTTTTCTATCAGGTTAGAAATCTCATTAGAATTATAGAAGCTTAAAAGCTTATCATTTTCTAGCAAATCTTTTATATTTTTATCAAAGATATTATTTTCTATAAGCTTATCTATCTCATCTATGAGAGTTTTTTCTGTATAAGTCTTCATAGGTAGTTTTTGGAAGACCTTGTGGATCAAACTTCCCTTTTCTGTTGGACTATAGGTTTTTTCTTTCTCCATAAAAGATGGTTTTTTAAAGGATATATTGTGGCTAGGGCCATCTGCATCAAAACTTTCATAGCCGTCCTTTTCAGCATTGAAATTTTTAGCTAGTTCTGTTACAGATTTTTTTAGACTCCTTCCTATATCATCCTTGCCATGGTAGGTAAAATCCATGTGATTTTTGATTTCTTCTAGGGTTTTTGGGTCAGCTTTTTCGTTTAAAACATCGACCAAGGTCTCGTTTTGACTTTGGCTAATCTCTTCTATATTTTCAATATAGTCTATGCTTATCCTAGGATCAAAAGATGACTTTGTCTTTATACCTGTAAAAATTTCCGAGCTGATCCCATCATCAGAAAGAGCCGCCATGATCCAATCCATGTGAGAATTTAGAGAAAGATAATTTGAATTTTGGTATAATTTGTCAATCTTTCCTTCCTTATCAAAATTGCCACATATATATAGCCTCTCCTCTGCCCTAGTTAGGGCTACATAGAGGATTCTCATCTCTTCTTTTTTCTCATCCTCTTTTATCTTATCCTTGATAATTCGCCTATTCATAGTTGAAATTTTTACTTTTTTATCATAGTCAGCTACTTCTATACCTATGCCTATATTTTCATCAAAAATTATAGGATCTGTCTGCTTGTTGAAGGCTTTATCAGCGTTAGCTAGGATTACAATCTTAAATTCCAAGCCCTTGGACTTGTGGACTGTCATGATCCTTACAAGGTCTTCTCCTTCTGATAGGTCACGACTTGGGCTTATAGAATCTGACCTAGATTTTTCTAAGTTTTCAAAATATTTTACAAAACCATAGAGACCCTTATCATTGGCCTGGTCAAAATCAGCCATCAATTCTATTACAGAATCAATATTATTTATCCTATCCTCTGCCAAATCCCTAGCCAAAAGAAAATCATAAAGACCGGATTTTTCAAAAAGATAGTTTGCAAAGTCATAGAGGTTAAAGATTGCAAGCTTATCCTTCAAATCTCCTATCAAATCCTTGAAAGCTCTTATCTTTTCTCCTAGGTCATCATCTCTATCATAAGAGTCAAAGGCCTCATAGAACTTGTATGAATCAGAAGATAATTTTATTTTTGCCAGATCGTCCTCATCTATATCAAAAATTACAGACCTTAAAACCGACATCAAAACTATATCATCATTTGGATTTGTCAGATATTTTAGGATATTTATGAAAAATCCGACTTCACTAGCCTGGGTTGAAACTTTGGATATATCATTAAAATAAGGAATATCTGCCTTTTTGAAAGCTTCTTCATACTTGTAGGATTCGGTACCATTCCTAAGAAGGATTGCTATATCCCTATACTGGTAGCCTTCATTTAATAGGTCTTTTATAAACTTGGCAAGGTAGACTTCTTCCTTGACATCTGGGTCTAGAAGTTTTATACCAACCCTGGCAGATTCTTTGAGGTCTTCTTCTTTTTTTCCATAATTTAGTCTATGACCTGCCTTTTTGTAGTCAATATCGGACATTTGCTTGGTCATGATCCTATCAAAAATATAATTATTAAAATCTAGTAAGAGCTTATCAGTTCTGAAATTTTCATTTAGGTTTATCCTCTCAGAATCTGGGTCATTTTCATAAGAGTCTAGTTTTTCTAAAAATAAATCTGGCCTAGCCCTCCTAAAACCATAGATTGATTGCTTGACATCGCCTACAAAAAATAAATTTCGCTCAGATTTCAATTTGTCTACTATATAATTTTGGATCTCGTTTGAGTCTTGGTATTCATCAAAGAAAATATATTTGTACTTTTCTTTTAGTTTTTCTCTGGCCTTGTCATTTTCTAAAAGTCTTATAAAGACATGCTCCAAGTCATTGAAATCCAGATAATCTTTTGCTCTTTTTTTCTTATCGTAAGTATTTTTAAAATCCAAGGTCAAATTATAAATCTTGTCAAATAAGATATCCTGTTTGTCCTTTATAAAATCAAGGGCGGCAGGATCTGTATTTGCTATTTGGCTTTCCAAATTTTTTACACTTTGCTTGTAGGATTTTCTAGCTTTTTCGATCAGATCAATCAGATCATCATCTAACTCTGCCTTTATATTTTTTCCAAAAGTTTTATATTTTCTAGAAAGTAGGGCATCAGGGAAATCATCCCAGCTATCGATCTTTTCTTTTATAGCACTTATAACCTCATGGTCGCTTGCTATGAGGTTGACTGCACTAGCTGGTCCGACCTTATCAAGCCTGGTCCCAAAATCTGCCACATCACTTAAAATATAATCAAACTGTTTTTTGAGATATTCTTTAAATAAATCTAGGTTTTCCCCCTTTGTCATGGCCTTTTTTAGCCAAGCAAAGCCATCTATCATGCCTATAATTTTTGCATAGGTCAACAAAATTATATTTTTGGCATTGTAATCATTTTTTTCCCTAGAAAAATTTTGCAAAAAGAGAACAAAATCATCATCCATCTTTTCATATTCTCTATCAAAAACCTCATCTATGGCATCAGCCATATAGATCTTGCCAGTGGTTTCTGGCATGACCTTGAAGTTTGGACTCAAATTATCTAGGTAATAAAAATTTTCCCTAAGCATATCTGAGCAAAATGAGTGGAGGGTCTTGATTTGTGCTAGTTTTAGGAGTTTGAATTGCCTTTTTATAAAGGTTGGATCAAATTCCTCAGCTCTTTTTTCTAAGGCTTCTCTGATTTTTTCTTTCATATCTAGGGCTGATTTGTTGGTAAAGGTGACTATGATCATCTTATCTATATCTATTTTTTCTTCTAGCATAATTGATATAACCCTATTTACCAAAACCATAGTCTTGCCAGAGCCAGCAGCTGCAGATACTATGATATTTTTATCCCTTGTAAATACGGCATCTCTTTGGCCATCAGTTAGTCTAAGCTCACTCATCTATATCCTCCAAATCTTTTATGCTTTTTGTACTGTCAAAGTCCCTAAACCTAAAAGTATCTATCCTCTTATCAAACTTACAAATCCCCTTATAATCGCAATAGGTACATGATGATTTATTTTTACTTTCTCTAAGAGGCTTTAGGTCAATTTTGCCCGCCTTGATATCTTTTACCAAGCTTGCTGCATATTTTTTTACAAAATTAGAAAGTTTTCTAAAGTCATCAGCTGATAATTTATAATTCCTTCTCTGTCTGACTATTGGAGAAGTCTTGCCTTCAGCTTCATTATCCATTAGCTGGATAGCCTTGCCATCCGTATCTAGCAAAATCCCATCAAAGGCAAATTTTCTTATAAGCTCTGCTTGGATTTTTTTATCATCTATGATTGACCCGTCCAAGTCCTCGATTTCATCACTCAAGGAAATATAAAAGGCTCCCACAGGCTCAAAATTTTTCTGATCATCATTAACAGCTATGAGATAAACTATGAGCTGGAGGTCCTTGCCATTTAGGATATTGGCTAACTTATATTCTTTACTCCCTGTCTTATAATCTATGATCCTTACAAGATTGCCTGCCATATCGATCCTATCGATCCTACCTCTCAGATAGTTTTCATCATCTAAATAAACTGGGGCAAAGATCCCGCCCTTGTCAAAGGATTCTTCGTAATATTTTATCTTGAAATCACTTTTATTTAGCTGGTCTACGATCTGACCTGCATTTCTTTTTGCAGAATTGTGGATATTTTTTAGGATATATTGATTTTTTGGATTTTCCTTCCTAGCCATATCTAGGTTTTGGTCAATCCCCTCCCTAAATTTCTCCTCCAAGATCTGGTTGATCTTTTCATTTTCTATGTCAGCTAAGTCTAAGTCCATATCTCTTAGGTAGTCAGATAATTCTTCGAAAGATTTATGGACTATGATACCTACATCTAGGGCATCAATATCGTATTCTTTTTCTACATCTGGCCTTAGTCCATAGGCTATAAAGTGTTTGTATGGGCAGGCCGAATATGATTCTATCTCTGATACAGAAAATGCCTTTTTCTTGTAGAGATTTTCCCTTATCTCTTGGCCAAGTGGATTTTTGTTGTTATTATAAAAGATTCCTTTTTGGATCTTGTCGTAGATTTTTTTATTTACTATGTCAGCCTTATTTTCTTTTAGGAAAGAAATAAAGCCAAGAGCCAAATCCTTGTCCCTTTGGCTGATCTTTTCATTATTTGCTATTTTATTTAATACATTTAGGCAATATTTTTTTAGGCTTTCCTTGGCAAAAAGCGCATCCTTATCGCCTATATCTAGAATAATATTTTTTTCTAATTCTGGGAAAATCATCCTTAGGTCACGGATAAAAAGAGCCTCACCCAGGTCCTTGCCCTCCTTGTCAGATAGGGCATAGGAAAAAATAAGTTTTTCAGATCCTGATATGATCTTATATAAACTTAAAAGCTCTCCTAGGTCCTTGTCCTTGGCATAAAGTTTTAGGTCTATGTTTTGATTTTTTATTTGATCTGCCTCGTCAGGACTTATTAGATAATCTTTGCCAGCTTGGGATGGAAAATATGCATCATCCATACCCATAAGGATATTTATGGTCTTATTTGAAACCCTGTCCCTCGCAAAATCTGTAACTATGAGATGGTCCTTTGATGGAGGGATAAGACCTATCTGTATATCCTGGCAGACTGATTCTATAAGGCTATAAACCCTAGCTAGACTCATCTGCCTCTCGCCCATCAGTAGTACCAATTGGTCAAGAATAGCTACAAATTCATCCCAAATCTGTTCATTTTCCTTGTAGTCATCAAGGGCCTTGTTAGCCAAAAGCTTATCCTGAAAAGCATTTATCCCCGCCCTTATATTTGGATCTGAGATCATCTGATAAATATTTTCTGCCAAGTCTTTTACCTTCATCTGCTCTTGGTCAAAATTTTCTATCAAAGAAAGGATTCTTTTTCTGACTGAATTTACCCTTTTGTATTCCTCATATTTTTTTTCTAGTTTTTGATCACTCCTTGGATCATCTGCTAGGTTTTTCTTATAAAACTCTTCATCTAGAGTAAAATATTTGTCGTTTTCAAACATAGGGCCCTTGATCTTGCGGTAGGATAAAAATTTGATTAGGGCATTAGTATCCTCTTCGTCAATGGATAGGAGTTTAGAATTTAGGACATAAAACAAATCTTCTGACCTATAATTATTTACCGCAAGCCTTAATAGAGCCAAAAAAGTTTTTATGATATGGTTATCTGCCATCTTTCTTCTCTTGTCCAAGAAGATTGGGATTTCATACCTATTAAAGGTTTTTATAATCTCATTTTCATACTGACCCGGATCTGTTAGATAAAGGGCCATATCTATAAAAGACAAATTTGGATCTGTTTTTATCATTTTATTTATAAGTATAGCTATATTTTCTACCTCTGATTTAGTAGATATAGACTCGTACAGGCTGATATTTGTAGGCTTTTGCAAAAACTGATCAAATTTATATTGGTCGAAGTTTTCTCTTAGATTATCAAGGTCGATAGCTTTCTGATCTATATCTGGATATACAAGTTCTGTCATGAAGTTTGACCTAAGCCCATCATAGGTATTAGCTACCCTATCAAAAATTTCTGGTCTCATTTGAGGATTTGATAAGTAGGCTGGATCGATATTTAAACTTATATTTATACCTATCCCCTTATCATATATAGCCTCTATTAGCTCGAGTTTTCTCTCCTCAAAAAAATCAAATTTGTCTATAAAAACCTCATAGTCATCTAAAAAGTCAGTGTTTTTTATATTTTCAGAAACAAAGGATAAGACATCCTCTTGGTCTAGGTATTTGCCCCTTATTCGGTCCTGGTAGGTATCTATAATTAGCCTTATTTCATCGAATTTAATTTTTGAAATATCACTGACCTGGCTATTTTGGATTTGATCAAAAAAGTCCTGGTCAAAATTATTGTCCTTGAATGATGAAACCAAAGTGACTATAGAGTTTATAAAATCTATATTTTGGTAAGAATTTTCAAAAAGTTCTAGTTTATCATTCAAGTCTTGCAAGATGTTTGCAAGGAGGATAACCTTGCCCTCCTTATTTAGAAACTCAATTTTTTTACCAGCGGCTTTATCGATCAAAAAATTGGCAAAGGATGAAAAGGATAGGACCTTGGCATCCATTACTGACTCATACTTTATAGACCTTAGAAAATCTATATCCGTCTCCAGGGTGTACTGCTCAGGTACGATTAGGATTGACTTTTTATTTTCATCTAGCCTTTTTTCTATTTTTTTGTACAAATAGTGGCTGTTAGCTTTTGCGTCTTTTGAAATTATTATATTAATCATTTACAATCTCCAAACTTGACCCCTGGCTTGGGTCGTAGCTTATCAAAATTTTGGCTTCTATGGCATCTTTTAGCTCATCCACATGGGAAATGAGTCCTACAAACCTATCTTCTTTAGAAAGTTTTTCTATAGTAGAAATGGCATTGGCCAAAAACTCCTTGGATAGGGTTCCAAAACCCTCATCTATAAAGAGAGTATCGATTCTGATGCCGCCATTTTCTGCTCCGATCTCATCTGATAATCCTAGAGCTAGGGACAGACTTGCTAGGAAGTTTTCCCCGCCAGAAAGAGTCAATGCAGGACGTTTTTTGCCTGTATTTGCATCTAGGATTTCTATATCAAGTCCCATTTTAGATCTCAGATTTGCTGCCTCTTTTTTTCTGACCATAGAAAACTGGCCATCAGTCATCTGATTAAATCTCTTGTTGGCAAAGTTTAGGACCTTGTCAAAATAAACTGAAAGGATAAAGGTCTCAAAATCTAGTTTCTCTACGCCCTGGACTGCTCCTGTGACTCCATTTGCAAGGTCAGAAAGGTTTGAAACTATCTGTGCAGATTCTTTTAGACTCTGATAGTCTTTTTCTATTATTTTTATCTTTTCAAAATCAGCTTTTATCCTGGCTAGCTTTGAAGAAAGGTCTAGTTTTTCTGAATCTTTTTCCTTGATCTCTAGACTAATTTTTTCTAGATCTTTTTTAAAAACCTCAAGGTCTTCTATTTCTTTATCTTTATAGGCCGCAAAATTTTCTCTGGTATTTTTCTCTCTTTCTAGGTCGGTAAAATAATTTTTTACAAAATCTTTTTGGCCTGAAAGCTCGTCTTCTCTTTTAAGATAGGATTTGTAGCTTTCTATGTTTTCAAATCCCTCTTTTAGTTTTTGGTCAAAGTCTTTTTCGTAAATCTCTATATCAGCCTGGGCCTTTTCTATATTTTCACCCAGATTTGAAATATTTGATTTTTCCTCATTTATAGCTAAGACCAGGCTTTGGTGGTTTTCTTCTATATCTTTTATATAGGAGTCTTTTCTTTCTATTTCTGATCTTAGATCATCTCTTTTACTCCTTAGACTATTTCCATCAAGCTCTCCCATAGTCTTTTGGCCGCTGAGATATTTAACCTTGAGCTCTTCTGATTCCTTTAGCCTATTTACTATTTCTGTGTAGGATTTTTGTCTTTCTTCTTTTTCTTTTTTGAGCTTTATGCCCTTATTTTTCACATCCTCTAGGGCCTGGCTAAGATTTTTTATATCGTTTTTATTTTTTTCTGCCAAGTCTTTGTAGGATTTTAAAAGATCCTTATTATCTGCAATTATTTTTTCTATCTCACCGATTTTATAAGAAAAACTTAGGTCTTCTTCGTTCTTATTATAAATAGCCTTGGTTTTTTCTAGCCTGATTTTTATATCAGATAGGTCTTTTTCGATTTTTTCTATATCTAGGTCTAGGACCTGGTATTTTTCTTTTGTACCTGTGTGACTCTTGCCACAAACTGGGCAAAGACCCTCCTCATTTAACCTATCAATCAGTTTATTTATTTCAAAGTGGTCCTTATCCAGGTCAGCCCTTTGCTTATCTTTTTCTAATTTTTCTAGATCTTTGACTAAATGATCTAAGCTTTGCCTATAGGATTTATTTTCGAGTAATTTTTTATAATCCTTGTCAAGCTTTTCTAGCCTGATTGTAACTTCACCTATCTTTTCTTTTAAAGAAAAAGCATCTTCCTTTGCCTGGGTCAGATCATGGCTTATCTTGTCGTAGTCTTTTCTTAGGTCTTCTAGGTTTTTTTCATCAATTTTTATTTTTTCATCTAGGTCTTTGGATTTTTTATCCAGGTCTTTGATAGACTCGTAGGCTTTTTTGACCCTTAGAAAATCCTCAAAATCTGCAATTTCTTTTTGTTTTTCTGCCAATTTTATTTTTAGACTGTCAAGTTCTTTTTTAAGGGTTGGCAGATTTTCACAATCATTTGCCATAGCCTCTAGACTTTTATTTTTCTCTTCCAGGAGAATTTGGCTATTTTTTTGCCTCTTTATAAAGTCTATGAGGTCCTCTTTCCTATTTTCAAGCCTGTCCTCATATATTTTTATAGAAAGGCCATAGTCTAAAAGATCAATATCCTTTTTTATTTGACTGTTTTTTTCAAAATCCTGATATAGATTTTTATAGGCAAGGTCTGCGTTTTCGTATTTTTCTATATTTTCATTTAAGTTTTTGGCCTTTTCCAGGTTTTGAATTAGGTTTTTTTCCTCATTTTCTAGAATTGCTAGAAATTTTTCGACCTGGGTCAGACTTTCTTCAAAAGATTTTTGGCTTTTGCTTATAGTCCTAGTCAAGGCCTTAAAGTCATGCCTTAAAATCAAATCTATATCGATTTTTTCGGATAAGATCTCATTATAATTTATGACATTTTCTAGGTCTGTATCCACCTGGGCAATTTTTTTCCTATTTTCTTTTGACCTTTCCTTGAGTTCTTCTTGGATGGCCCTTAAGGCATCGGTTTTAAAGATATCTGATAAAAGATCTGCCTTCTCATCTGATTTTGAAATCAAAAATTTCTGAAATTGACCCTGGGCCAAAAGCATGACCTTGGAGAATTGCCCCTTGTCTAGGCCTACTATCTCTTTTATTTTTTGGTCTGCATCCTTTAGTTTTTCAGCAAGGAGGATTTTTTCTTTGCTTATATCATAAAGTTCTATCCTATGGGTGATATTTTTTGGATTTTTAAGCTCAACTGCTCTTTGACTAGGCACTCTTAGGACCTGATAGATTTTTTCCCCAATGGCAAAATCAACCTGGACATAGGTGTAGGGGTCATTTTCTGATAGGTAGTCACTCCTTAAATCCTCCATGGCTATATCTCTTGGGACCTCCCCATAAAGGGCAAAGGCTATGGCATCAAAGATTGTAGTCTTGCCCGATCCTGTAGGACCAGATATCAAAAATATTTTATTTTTAAATAATTTCGTAAAATCAATTTCGATCTCATCCTTGTAGGTCAAAAATCCTCTAAGTTTTACCTTCCTAACCTTCATTTACCACTCCTATCACTTCTTTCATCAGGTCTATTTCCGCCTCAGATAAAATTCTATTATCCTTGTAGGCTATAAAATCCTCAAACAATTCTAGGGTTGACTTGTTTTCTATATCTATATCCACATCCTCTGACTCCATAGCAAAGACAGACCTAGATGCGTAATTTATAAGAACTGCATTTGGGAATTTCTTTTTAAACTTGCCCATAGCATTTTCTATGGTAGCCTTATCTTCTAGGATGAATTTTATATAAGAATCAGACGGATCTTCACAAATTAGTTCGTCAAAAAAACCGGTCCTGACCTCAAAATCCCTAAAAAGTTTGAGAGGGATTTTTTCTATATCAACCCTATCCTTGCCCAGATCAACTAGGGTTATTGACTTATTTATATCTTTTTTATCAAAAGAATATGGCATAAAGGTCCCAGAATACCTAATTTTTGGATCTAGGACAAAGTGAGCTGAGTGCAAATGGCCCAGAGCCACATAGTCAAAATCCATAAACAAAGAAGCATCCATACAATCAGATCCACCGATTGTAAGAGGTTTTTGTCCCTCATTATAATCTTTTTCCAATCCCTGGGTAAATTTGCTCGCATAGCAGTGGGTGATCAGGATATTTCTGTCATCGTATTTGATATCAGCTAGAGCATTTTTATAAAGATCAGTAAAATCTTCTATCTCACGATCAAAAATTAGCCTGGCCTTGGCCAAGGACATAAAAGGCAGAAGATAAAAATTTATCGGTCCAAAATCATCATAAAGGGTGACTTTTTCACTTGTATATTCACCCGCCAGGTAATATTTATTAGTCTTGTAAAATCTCTTGTTGACATCTAGCCTTTTTGCCGAATCATGGTTGCCGGCTATAGCTAAAACTGGGATTTTTATGTCAAAAATTATCTTTTCTATAAAATAATTATATAAATCAAGGGCCTCAGCACTTGCTACTGCTGTATCAAAAATATCGCCAGCAATC
This window of the Anaerococcus mediterraneensis genome carries:
- a CDS encoding UvrD-helicase domain-containing protein — translated: MSELRLTDGQRDAVFTRDKNIIVSAAAGSGKTMVLVNRVISIMLEEKIDIDKMIIVTFTNKSALDMKEKIREALEKRAEEFDPTFIKRQFKLLKLAQIKTLHSFCSDMLRENFYYLDNLSPNFKVMPETTGKIYMADAIDEVFDREYEKMDDDFVLFLQNFSREKNDYNAKNIILLTYAKIIGMIDGFAWLKKAMTKGENLDLFKEYLKKQFDYILSDVADFGTRLDKVGPASAVNLIASDHEVISAIKEKIDSWDDFPDALLSRKYKTFGKNIKAELDDDLIDLIEKARKSYKQSVKNLESQIANTDPAALDFIKDKQDILFDKIYNLTLDFKNTYDKKKRAKDYLDFNDLEHVFIRLLENDKAREKLKEKYKYIFFDEYQDSNEIQNYIVDKLKSERNLFFVGDVKQSIYGFRRARPDLFLEKLDSYENDPDSERINLNENFRTDKLLLDFNNYIFDRIMTKQMSDIDYKKAGHRLNYGKKEEDLKESARVGIKLLDPDVKEEVYLAKFIKDLLNEGYQYRDIAILLRNGTESYKYEEAFKKADIPYFNDISKVSTQASEVGFFINILKYLTNPNDDIVLMSVLRSVIFDIDEDDLAKIKLSSDSYKFYEAFDSYDRDDDLGEKIRAFKDLIGDLKDKLAIFNLYDFANYLFEKSGLYDFLLARDLAEDRINNIDSVIELMADFDQANDKGLYGFVKYFENLEKSRSDSISPSRDLSEGEDLVRIMTVHKSKGLEFKIVILANADKAFNKQTDPIIFDENIGIGIEVADYDKKVKISTMNRRIIKDKIKEDEKKEEMRILYVALTRAEERLYICGNFDKEGKIDKLYQNSNYLSLNSHMDWIMAALSDDGISSEIFTGIKTKSSFDPRISIDYIENIEEISQSQNETLVDVLNEKADPKTLEEIKNHMDFTYHGKDDIGRSLKKSVTELAKNFNAEKDGYESFDADGPSHNISFKKPSFMEKEKTYSPTEKGSLIHKVFQKLPMKTYTEKTLIDEIDKLIENNIFDKNIKDLLENDKLLSFYNSNEISNLIEKNIPIRSEESFLMAYDGFYVNGQIDLIFEDDDQIVLVDFKTDRIKREEVYQNQLMIYKEAIEKALGKKVSQSLIYWYNFKEFQEIETN
- the ymfI gene encoding elongation factor P 5-aminopentanone reductase, with the protein product MKTVLITGSSRGIGAATARRLAKNYKIVINYKNSKDQALTLLKELREINPFVIAIKADVSKEDEVVSMFETIEKNFGSVDILINNAGISHFSLIQDMSFDKWREIMDVNLNSVFLNSKRAVSKMIEKKYGVIINISSIWGDFGASMEACYSASKGAINVFTKALAKELAPSNIRVNAIAPGMVDTDMMKRDFDYDRLEELKNEVGLNRFASPDEIASLIEYLISDDASYITGDIIHINGGFN
- a CDS encoding exonuclease SbcCD subunit D, which codes for MRLLHLSDLHIGKALGNFSLLEDQKFMLDQILDIIVDKNIGAVMIAGDIFDTAVASAEALDLYNYFIEKIIFDIKIPVLAIAGNHDSAKRLDVNKRFYKTNKYYLAGEYTSEKVTLYDDFGPINFYLLPFMSLAKARLIFDREIEDFTDLYKNALADIKYDDRNILITHCYASKFTQGLEKDYNEGQKPLTIGGSDCMDASLFMDFDYVALGHLHSAHFVLDPKIRYSGTFMPYSFDKKDINKSITLVDLGKDRVDIEKIPLKLFRDFEVRTGFFDELICEDPSDSYIKFILEDKATIENAMGKFKKKFPNAVLINYASRSVFAMESEDVDIDIENKSTLELFEDFIAYKDNRILSEAEIDLMKEVIGVVNEG
- a CDS encoding PD-(D/E)XK nuclease family protein, with protein sequence MINIIISKDAKANSHYLYKKIEKRLDENKKSILIVPEQYTLETDIDFLRSIKYESVMDAKVLSFSSFANFLIDKAAGKKIEFLNKEGKVILLANILQDLNDKLELFENSYQNIDFINSIVTLVSSFKDNNFDQDFFDQIQNSQVSDISKIKFDEIRLIIDTYQDRIRGKYLDQEDVLSFVSENIKNTDFLDDYEVFIDKFDFFEERKLELIEAIYDKGIGINISLNIDPAYLSNPQMRPEIFDRVANTYDGLRSNFMTELVYPDIDQKAIDLDNLRENFDQYKFDQFLQKPTNISLYESISTKSEVENIAILINKMIKTDPNLSFIDMALYLTDPGQYENEIIKTFNRYEIPIFLDKRRKMADNHIIKTFLALLRLAVNNYRSEDLFYVLNSKLLSIDEEDTNALIKFLSYRKIKGPMFENDKYFTLDEEFYKKNLADDPRSDQKLEKKYEEYKRVNSVRKRILSLIENFDQEQMKVKDLAENIYQMISDPNIRAGINAFQDKLLANKALDDYKENEQIWDEFVAILDQLVLLMGERQMSLARVYSLIESVCQDIQIGLIPPSKDHLIVTDFARDRVSNKTINILMGMDDAYFPSQAGKDYLISPDEADQIKNQNIDLKLYAKDKDLGELLSLYKIISGSEKLIFSYALSDKEGKDLGEALFIRDLRMIFPELEKNIILDIGDKDALFAKESLKKYCLNVLNKIANNEKISQRDKDLALGFISFLKENKADIVNKKIYDKIQKGIFYNNNKNPLGQEIRENLYKKKAFSVSEIESYSACPYKHFIAYGLRPDVEKEYDIDALDVGIIVHKSFEELSDYLRDMDLDLADIENEKINQILEEKFREGIDQNLDMARKENPKNQYILKNIHNSAKRNAGQIVDQLNKSDFKIKYYEESFDKGGIFAPVYLDDENYLRGRIDRIDMAGNLVRIIDYKTGSKEYKLANILNGKDLQLIVYLIAVNDDQKNFEPVGAFYISLSDEIEDLDGSIIDDKKIQAELIRKFAFDGILLDTDGKAIQLMDNEAEGKTSPIVRQRRNYKLSADDFRKLSNFVKKYAASLVKDIKAGKIDLKPLRESKNKSSCTYCDYKGICKFDKRIDTFRFRDFDSTKSIKDLEDIDE
- a CDS encoding AAA family ATPase, producing MKVRKVKLRGFLTYKDEIEIDFTKLFKNKIFLISGPTGSGKTTIFDAIAFALYGEVPRDIAMEDLRSDYLSENDPYTYVQVDFAIGEKIYQVLRVPSQRAVELKNPKNITHRIELYDISKEKILLAEKLKDADQKIKEIVGLDKGQFSKVMLLAQGQFQKFLISKSDEKADLLSDIFKTDALRAIQEELKERSKENRKKIAQVDTDLENVINYNEILSEKIDIDLILRHDFKALTRTISKSQKSFEESLTQVEKFLAILENEEKNLIQNLEKAKNLNENIEKYENADLAYKNLYQDFEKNSQIKKDIDLLDYGLSIKIYEDRLENRKEDLIDFIKRQKNSQILLEEKNKSLEAMANDCENLPTLKKELDSLKIKLAEKQKEIADFEDFLRVKKAYESIKDLDKKSKDLDEKIKIDEKNLEDLRKDYDKISHDLTQAKEDAFSLKEKIGEVTIRLEKLDKDYKKLLENKSYRQSLDHLVKDLEKLEKDKQRADLDKDHFEINKLIDRLNEEGLCPVCGKSHTGTKEKYQVLDLDIEKIEKDLSDIKIRLEKTKAIYNKNEEDLSFSYKIGEIEKIIADNKDLLKSYKDLAEKNKNDIKNLSQALEDVKNKGIKLKKEKEERQKSYTEIVNRLKESEELKVKYLSGQKTMGELDGNSLRSKRDDLRSEIERKDSYIKDIEENHQSLVLAINEEKSNISNLGENIEKAQADIEIYEKDFDQKLKEGFENIESYKSYLKREDELSGQKDFVKNYFTDLEREKNTRENFAAYKDKEIEDLEVFKKDLEKISLEIKEKDSEKLDLSSKLARIKADFEKIKIIEKDYQSLKESAQIVSNLSDLANGVTGAVQGVEKLDFETFILSVYFDKVLNFANKRFNQMTDGQFSMVRKKEAANLRSKMGLDIEILDANTGKKRPALTLSGGENFLASLSLALGLSDEIGAENGGIRIDTLFIDEGFGTLSKEFLANAISTIEKLSKEDRFVGLISHVDELKDAIEAKILISYDPSQGSSLEIVND